A section of the Methanococcus vannielii SB genome encodes:
- a CDS encoding DUF356 domain-containing protein: protein MVLLIIRGDSYEKIKNAIADVHRHAKLTILGKPRIMVPEAADEILEHIVGDIKKPCKKACLVRIEENAPRAIDRIRKIHPPAHIVIVSERHEPYFYLLEDLPKMPLLKGYYKSKNLDNSEEDAEDIKS from the coding sequence ATGGTACTCTTGATAATTCGGGGCGATAGCTATGAAAAAATTAAAAATGCAATAGCTGACGTCCACCGACATGCAAAATTAACAATTCTCGGAAAACCAAGGATAATGGTTCCAGAAGCTGCGGACGAAATTTTAGAACATATCGTTGGAGATATTAAAAAACCATGTAAGAAAGCCTGCCTAGTCAGAATTGAAGAAAATGCTCCAAGGGCAATAGACAGAATCAGGAAAATTCACCCGCCTGCACACATCGTAATTGTCAGTGAACGGCATGAACCGTACTTTTATTTATTAGAAGACCTTCCAAAAATGCCACTTTTAAAGGGATACTATAAAAGTAAAAACCTTGACAATTCAGAAGAAGATGCAGAAGACATTAAGAGTTAA
- a CDS encoding monovalent cation/H+ antiporter subunit E has protein sequence MNLFGLFGYIIVFLKALGEAWVDVVKRSIDGKIDPEIIEISTDIESFKGQVLLASSITLTPGTLTIDLDSEKKTLKVASISPRTKDEIIPFEPYIKKMFN, from the coding sequence ATGAACCTTTTTGGACTTTTTGGGTATATTATTGTTTTTTTAAAAGCATTAGGCGAAGCATGGGTGGATGTTGTAAAGAGAAGTATCGATGGAAAAATTGACCCTGAAATTATTGAAATAAGTACGGATATTGAAAGCTTCAAAGGTCAAGTACTTCTTGCATCAAGTATTACTTTAACGCCCGGAACACTTACTATCGACCTTGATTCCGAAAAAAAGACATTAAAGGTGGCATCTATAAGCCCTAGAACAAAAGATGAAATTATCCCATTTGAACCATATATAAAAAAGATGTTTAATTAA
- a CDS encoding RNA ligase partner protein, translating into MQKQRFCLDTTAITDSGVRKSLGATNISESAEKIMDIISKARVKLDISCHIPYNTVYNELIGFLNREGCKNEIIIKVDTWLVKKTPNRYEIKIPSEILYEYIKDLRERINKGMRISENAMYETALEAYILKKPEEKNKDDVLNEVLSKTVNNFRDKYRNALRGGTLDSAPDLDVLLLAKELDAAVVANDEGIEKWAQRLGLRFVNAKDFPFILQEYLDMWGKK; encoded by the coding sequence TTGCAAAAACAACGGTTTTGCTTAGATACAACTGCAATTACAGATAGCGGGGTTAGAAAATCCCTCGGTGCCACAAATATTTCCGAATCTGCAGAAAAAATCATGGACATAATATCTAAAGCAAGGGTTAAACTCGATATTTCTTGCCATATCCCGTATAACACCGTTTATAATGAATTAATAGGTTTTTTAAATCGGGAAGGTTGTAAAAACGAAATTATAATCAAAGTAGATACATGGCTCGTTAAAAAAACGCCTAATAGGTATGAAATAAAAATTCCATCAGAAATCCTATATGAGTATATAAAAGATTTAAGGGAAAGAATAAATAAAGGAATGAGGATAAGTGAAAACGCTATGTATGAAACAGCCCTTGAAGCATACATACTTAAAAAACCTGAAGAAAAGAATAAAGATGACGTTTTAAACGAAGTACTTTCTAAAACAGTCAATAATTTTAGGGATAAATATAGAAATGCCCTTAGAGGGGGTACATTAGATAGTGCTCCTGATTTAGATGTATTATTACTTGCAAAAGAATTAGATGCAGCAGTAGTTGCAAATGATGAAGGCATAGAAAAATGGGCCCAAAGGCTTGGACTCAGGTTTGTTAATGCAAAAGATTTCCCATTTATTCTTCAAGAATACCTTGATATGTGGGGTAAAAAGTAA
- the hacA gene encoding homoaconitase large subunit — MTLAEAILSKKLGKNVYAKDSVEIDVDLAMTHDGTTPLTVKAFEEISDRVFDNKKIVIVFDHNIPANTSKAANMQIITRDFIKKHDIKNYYLDGEGICHQILPEKGHVKPNMVIVGADSHTCTHGAFGAFATGFGASDMGYVYATGKTWFRVPETIRVNVTGKNENISGKDIVLKTCKEVGRSGATYMALEYGGSAVKALNMDERMVLCNMAIEMGGKVGLIEADHTTYDYLKNAGVSNQEIAELQRNKISITENEETYFKTVEFDITDMEEQVACPHHPDNVKGISEVLGTPIDQIFIGSCTNGHIGDLRIAAKILKGKSINKNTRLIVIPASKSILKQALNEGLIDIFVDFGALICAPGCGPCLGAHEGVLGDGEVCLATTNRNFKGRMGNINSEVYLSSPAIAAKSAIKGHITNE, encoded by the coding sequence ATGACACTTGCTGAAGCAATTCTTTCAAAAAAACTTGGAAAAAATGTATATGCTAAAGATAGCGTTGAAATAGACGTCGACCTTGCAATGACCCATGATGGAACTACGCCATTGACTGTAAAAGCTTTCGAAGAAATTTCAGACAGGGTTTTTGATAATAAAAAAATAGTAATAGTTTTTGACCATAATATTCCAGCAAATACGTCAAAAGCAGCAAATATGCAGATTATAACAAGAGACTTCATTAAAAAACACGACATTAAAAACTACTATCTTGATGGAGAAGGAATATGTCATCAAATACTTCCTGAAAAAGGCCATGTAAAGCCAAACATGGTAATCGTTGGTGCAGATAGCCATACCTGTACCCATGGGGCATTTGGGGCTTTTGCAACGGGTTTTGGTGCAAGCGACATGGGTTACGTTTATGCTACTGGAAAAACATGGTTTAGAGTTCCTGAAACAATACGGGTGAATGTTACTGGTAAAAACGAAAATATTTCCGGAAAGGACATTGTTTTAAAAACCTGTAAAGAAGTTGGAAGAAGTGGTGCAACATATATGGCATTGGAATACGGAGGAAGTGCTGTAAAAGCCCTAAACATGGATGAAAGAATGGTTTTATGCAATATGGCAATTGAAATGGGCGGAAAAGTTGGATTAATTGAAGCAGACCATACAACTTACGATTACCTTAAAAATGCAGGCGTTTCCAATCAAGAAATAGCCGAATTACAAAGAAACAAAATTTCAATTACTGAAAATGAAGAAACATACTTTAAAACTGTTGAATTTGATATAACTGACATGGAAGAACAAGTTGCATGCCCACATCATCCCGATAATGTAAAAGGTATTTCTGAGGTTTTAGGTACTCCTATTGACCAAATATTTATCGGTTCTTGTACAAATGGGCATATAGGCGACCTTAGAATTGCTGCAAAAATTTTAAAAGGAAAATCCATAAATAAAAATACAAGGCTTATAGTAATTCCTGCATCTAAATCGATACTTAAACAGGCCCTAAATGAAGGATTAATTGATATTTTTGTGGATTTTGGTGCATTAATCTGTGCTCCAGGATGCGGCCCTTGCCTTGGCGCACATGAAGGGGTACTTGGCGATGGTGAAGTATGTCTTGCAACTACAAACCGCAACTTTAAAGGAAGAATGGGAAACATTAATTCAGAGGTATATTTATCTTCTCCAGCAATTGCTGCAAAAAGTGCAATTAAAGGGCATATTACAAACGAATAA
- a CDS encoding HTH domain-containing protein — translation MSDKLNIHKLSRKIDFWTFLERAFEKNVKIDIGHFKIISIFLDVMEFYESLSKDISKKEARKTLEKEGIFSKNSEYISGEYLKNHIDRDSRVAVHNRINDLRKLEFVIETKPGPLGGYKLLKTPKWFLSENS, via the coding sequence ATGTCAGATAAGCTAAATATTCACAAATTATCTAGAAAAATTGATTTCTGGACATTTCTTGAAAGGGCTTTTGAAAAAAATGTCAAAATAGACATTGGACACTTCAAAATTATAAGCATATTTCTTGATGTCATGGAATTTTATGAAAGTTTAAGTAAAGATATTTCAAAAAAAGAGGCAAGAAAAACCCTTGAAAAAGAAGGAATTTTTTCTAAAAATTCAGAGTATATTTCAGGCGAATATTTAAAAAATCATATTGATAGGGACAGTCGAGTTGCTGTTCACAATAGAATTAACGACTTAAGAAAACTTGAATTTGTAATTGAGACAAAACCTGGGCCACTTGGAGGTTACAAACTATTAAAAACTCCAAAATGGTTTTTAAGTGAAAATAGTTAA
- a CDS encoding CBS domain-containing protein has translation MKVKSLMDTKFLKIYPEYSIEYTAELMNKTKRFSTPVINKDEKLIGWINSIDIMVISDKSKPVSSIMSPVEDVILLNEEDPASDAVKKIVEYKVVSMPVLDSEKRIVGLVRNCDITKTLSKMYDIPVYNIFKSLMGELKGISWDELMESAAIVTKQTTGEEITGKEYEVRIKNSTFGQAIWSCGGLEKFFTGLIKIGEVAIARKVSCKNVIKK, from the coding sequence ATGAAAGTAAAAAGCCTGATGGATACGAAATTTCTAAAAATATATCCTGAATATTCAATAGAATACACTGCCGAACTTATGAATAAAACTAAAAGATTTAGTACTCCAGTTATTAATAAAGATGAAAAATTAATCGGCTGGATAAATTCAATAGACATTATGGTAATTTCAGATAAGTCTAAACCAGTAAGTTCAATAATGAGTCCGGTAGAAGACGTAATTTTATTAAATGAAGAAGATCCTGCAAGTGACGCTGTTAAAAAAATTGTAGAATATAAAGTTGTGAGTATGCCTGTTTTGGATAGCGAAAAAAGAATTGTTGGACTAGTTAGAAACTGTGACATTACAAAAACTTTATCTAAAATGTATGATATTCCAGTATATAACATTTTTAAATCACTAATGGGTGAATTAAAAGGAATATCCTGGGATGAATTAATGGAATCGGCTGCAATTGTAACTAAACAAACTACCGGCGAAGAAATAACGGGGAAAGAATATGAAGTAAGGATTAAAAATTCAACATTTGGTCAGGCAATATGGTCTTGTGGGGGACTTGAAAAATTCTTTACTGGGCTCATAAAAATTGGTGAAGTTGCAATTGCAAGGAAAGTAAGCTGTAAAAATGTAATTAAAAAATAA
- the ileS gene encoding isoleucine--tRNA ligase: MKQVKGVNFRELDKNIKNYWKENNTYEKVKSLNEYGPDYYFVDGPPYCSGAIHLGTAWNKIIKDTVLRFKRIQGYNVLDKAGWDMHGLPIEVKVENEFNIGSKKDIETKIGTQVFIDKCKEFALNHLSNMEKQFKNLGIWLDFENAYMPIKNDYIEMGWWTLKKAHEKDLLTKDLRSGYWCPRCETSLAEHEVRGEYKEVLDPSVYVKFKLKDSNEFITIWTTTPWTLPSNMLVCINPEFDYAYVNVEFNGKNETWIIAEKLVPEVMKKGEKQNPDLKFHISKTVKGESLIGLKYIHPFLEENEKQGEFSLLKNAHSIVPGNHVTLEGGTGLVHTAPGFGEDDFNVGKEYGILAYAPIDDNGRYIESIWKGLFVKEMDKPVIERLIEKNLLINSGKVKHTYPHCWRCKTPLLFRATEQWFLSISKIKEGIIEQGKTVDWVPDWVKTRYVNGVSFVGDWNISRQRYWGIPIPIWTCDCCKKYEVIGAISELIDKANEKDVDLSDLHKPTVDKITLKCSCGGIMTRTPDVLDVWYDSGLAPYASIGSKELKKAEFITEGNDQVTKWFYSQHALSAVVFNDTPYKKCMMHGFTLDETGEKMSKSLGNIVSPDEVTEKYGADVLRFYLLSANKAWEDLRFSYSEMDEVRSALNTLWNSYAFSTNYMVLDEFIPNNEYFKHLKDEDAWILSRVNTVSKDAIEALEKPHLHTYTWMIRDFILNDLSRWYIKLIRDRTWMEKNDVQKLSAYQTLYYVIMKLIMIMSPVTPHISEEIYQNLKTENMPESVFMNKLTVETEFINSKLEEDIEIVREVVDSILKGRDKVKYTLRYPITKITLPENIKETVEKYEYLIKEQGNVKNIELKEFEGNVTVKPNFKELGKIFRSNVPKVVSAINSVNPKELKENLKSGEIDILGFTIKPEYVEFKVDIPENIVGIEFSKGNVYMNIDMNCEVIMDGLKREVIRRIQSMRKDMDLDINDRINIRLEGIEFSEESIFHIANEVRGNFVKNLKSEYSQNWNIKTPNEENYDISIEIEKIK; the protein is encoded by the coding sequence ATGAAACAAGTCAAAGGAGTTAATTTTAGAGAACTCGATAAAAATATAAAGAATTATTGGAAAGAAAATAACACCTATGAAAAAGTAAAATCGTTAAATGAATATGGGCCAGATTATTATTTTGTTGATGGCCCACCTTATTGTTCAGGTGCAATCCACCTTGGAACTGCATGGAATAAAATCATTAAAGATACTGTTTTAAGATTTAAACGAATTCAAGGATATAATGTTCTCGATAAAGCTGGTTGGGATATGCACGGCCTTCCTATCGAAGTTAAAGTTGAAAATGAATTTAACATAGGTTCTAAAAAAGATATTGAAACTAAAATAGGTACACAAGTTTTTATTGATAAATGTAAAGAATTTGCACTAAATCACCTTTCAAACATGGAAAAACAGTTCAAAAATTTAGGGATATGGTTAGATTTTGAAAACGCATACATGCCAATTAAAAACGATTACATAGAAATGGGTTGGTGGACGCTTAAAAAAGCACATGAAAAGGATTTACTTACAAAAGATTTAAGGTCAGGATACTGGTGTCCACGATGTGAAACCTCACTTGCTGAACATGAAGTTAGGGGGGAATATAAAGAAGTACTTGACCCTTCAGTTTACGTCAAATTTAAATTAAAAGACAGCAACGAATTTATAACAATCTGGACAACGACGCCTTGGACGCTTCCTTCAAACATGCTCGTTTGTATTAATCCGGAATTTGATTACGCTTATGTTAATGTTGAATTTAACGGTAAAAATGAAACTTGGATTATTGCAGAAAAATTGGTTCCAGAAGTAATGAAAAAGGGCGAAAAGCAAAATCCGGATTTAAAGTTCCATATTTCTAAAACCGTTAAAGGTGAATCACTAATAGGTTTAAAGTACATTCACCCATTTTTAGAAGAAAATGAAAAACAGGGCGAATTTAGTTTATTAAAAAATGCTCATTCAATCGTTCCCGGAAACCACGTAACTCTTGAAGGCGGAACTGGACTCGTCCATACTGCACCAGGATTTGGTGAAGACGATTTTAATGTTGGGAAAGAATATGGTATCCTTGCATATGCCCCTATTGACGATAACGGGAGATATATTGAAAGTATTTGGAAAGGTTTATTTGTAAAGGAAATGGATAAACCAGTTATTGAAAGATTAATTGAGAAAAATCTTTTAATAAATTCTGGAAAAGTAAAACACACGTATCCGCACTGCTGGAGATGTAAAACTCCCCTTTTATTTAGGGCAACTGAACAATGGTTCCTTTCAATTTCAAAAATAAAAGAAGGAATAATTGAACAAGGAAAAACAGTTGATTGGGTTCCCGACTGGGTTAAAACAAGATATGTAAATGGAGTAAGTTTTGTTGGAGACTGGAACATTTCAAGACAGAGATACTGGGGAATTCCAATTCCAATCTGGACTTGTGACTGTTGCAAAAAGTATGAAGTAATTGGAGCTATTTCCGAATTAATAGATAAAGCCAATGAAAAGGACGTTGATTTAAGTGACCTTCATAAACCGACAGTTGATAAAATTACGCTAAAATGTTCATGTGGAGGCATAATGACTAGAACTCCTGACGTTTTGGACGTTTGGTATGATAGTGGTCTAGCACCTTATGCCTCAATTGGCTCAAAAGAACTTAAAAAGGCAGAATTTATTACTGAAGGGAACGATCAAGTAACAAAATGGTTCTATTCGCAGCATGCACTAAGTGCTGTTGTATTTAATGATACACCATACAAAAAGTGTATGATGCACGGTTTTACGCTTGATGAAACTGGAGAGAAAATGAGTAAATCATTAGGAAACATTGTAAGTCCTGATGAAGTTACAGAAAAATATGGTGCAGATGTTTTAAGGTTCTACCTATTAAGTGCAAATAAAGCTTGGGAAGACCTTAGGTTTTCATATTCTGAAATGGATGAAGTAAGAAGCGCTTTAAACACGCTTTGGAATTCCTATGCATTTTCAACAAACTACATGGTACTAGATGAATTTATTCCAAATAACGAATATTTCAAGCATTTAAAAGATGAAGACGCTTGGATTTTAAGTAGGGTAAATACGGTTTCAAAAGATGCAATTGAAGCTTTAGAAAAACCCCATTTACACACATACACATGGATGATAAGGGATTTTATATTAAATGACCTTTCAAGATGGTATATTAAATTAATAAGGGATCGAACATGGATGGAAAAAAACGATGTTCAAAAGCTTTCTGCATACCAGACGCTTTACTACGTGATTATGAAGTTAATTATGATTATGTCTCCAGTAACACCCCATATTTCAGAAGAGATATACCAAAATTTAAAAACTGAAAATATGCCTGAAAGCGTTTTCATGAATAAATTAACCGTTGAAACAGAATTTATAAATTCTAAGCTTGAAGAAGATATTGAAATAGTAAGAGAAGTAGTTGATTCCATTTTAAAAGGAAGAGATAAGGTAAAATACACTTTAAGGTATCCTATTACAAAAATAACTCTTCCAGAAAATATCAAAGAAACTGTTGAAAAATACGAATATTTGATAAAAGAACAGGGTAACGTAAAAAATATTGAATTAAAAGAATTTGAAGGAAATGTTACAGTAAAACCAAATTTTAAGGAACTTGGAAAAATATTTAGAAGCAACGTTCCAAAAGTGGTTAGTGCAATAAATTCAGTAAATCCAAAAGAATTAAAAGAAAATTTAAAATCTGGAGAAATTGATATTTTAGGATTTACTATAAAGCCCGAATATGTTGAATTTAAAGTAGATATTCCTGAAAATATTGTTGGAATCGAATTTTCAAAAGGAAACGTTTACATGAATATAGATATGAACTGTGAAGTAATCATGGATGGGCTTAAAAGAGAAGTTATTCGAAGAATCCAGTCAATGAGAAAGGACATGGATTTAGATATTAACGATAGAATTAACATAAGATTAGAAGGAATAGAATTTAGTGAAGAATCAATTTTCCACATTGCAAATGAGGTTAGAGGAAACTTTGTTAAAAATTTAAAATCAGAATACTCCCAAAATTGGAATATAAAAACTCCTAATGAAGAAAATTACGATATTTCGATTGAAATTGAAAAAATAAAATAA
- a CDS encoding diadenylate cyclase, with the protein MEKAKFLIKHGFNLALEINADVLLIFTETGKTYDYYREQEAVHRRARKRKALNDFKNIKVVVTTPNEETFLRLKNEPKIIPILMAYRNNDRSSMIKQAVTTLFTNNIVKKGDVVVSILGIPKLTGGTDTISIFEVNDYPQILKFYEFISGIEKTKGKVINEVLNICMELAVEGREGTPVGTIFIIGDSEKVLKMSSQLILNPFEGHNSIIFDKHVKGTIKELSTIDGAFVISEKGEVLCAGRYISCSGGNIELPLGLGARHHAAATISRYTGAIAITVSESGGIIRIFKNGEILSEIKPKKITNDSEYSY; encoded by the coding sequence ATGGAAAAAGCTAAATTCCTAATAAAACACGGCTTTAATCTGGCTTTGGAAATAAATGCGGATGTACTCTTAATATTTACTGAAACAGGTAAAACTTACGACTATTATCGTGAACAAGAAGCTGTTCATAGGCGAGCTAGGAAACGAAAAGCATTAAATGATTTTAAAAATATTAAGGTAGTTGTAACTACGCCAAATGAGGAAACATTTCTAAGATTAAAAAACGAGCCAAAAATAATACCTATTTTGATGGCATATCGGAATAATGACCGATCCTCCATGATAAAACAAGCGGTAACAACGCTATTTACAAATAATATCGTTAAAAAAGGAGATGTTGTAGTATCAATCCTTGGAATTCCAAAATTAACAGGCGGAACGGATACTATCTCCATTTTTGAAGTAAATGATTATCCTCAAATTTTAAAATTCTATGAATTCATATCGGGAATCGAAAAAACTAAAGGAAAAGTCATAAATGAAGTTTTAAACATTTGTATGGAACTTGCAGTTGAAGGGCGAGAAGGAACTCCTGTTGGTACTATTTTTATAATAGGGGATAGTGAAAAAGTGCTTAAAATGTCCTCACAACTGATTTTGAATCCGTTTGAAGGCCACAATTCAATTATATTTGATAAGCATGTTAAAGGAACGATAAAAGAACTTTCAACTATTGACGGGGCGTTTGTAATTAGCGAAAAGGGGGAAGTTTTATGTGCGGGGCGTTATATTAGTTGTAGTGGTGGAAATATTGAATTACCATTGGGGCTTGGAGCTAGGCATCATGCTGCTGCAACAATTTCACGGTATACTGGAGCAATTGCAATAACCGTTTCTGAAAGCGGAGGAATTATTAGAATATTTAAAAATGGGGAAATATTATCTGAAATAAAGCCTAAAAAGATAACTAATGATTCCGAATACTCTTATTAG
- a CDS encoding nucleotidyltransferase family protein, which produces MMIEKFLIDRKNIIEDSKRSKNILDVQKIINNIKEEKNTEKIVIDFTEYNPLHNGHKYCLDFGKNHGIFISVIPGPLERSGRGVPYLVDRHVRAEMAVRAGADIVVEGPPMGIMGSGQYMQCLIKMFYSLNGDIIPRGYIKEGIMEKVINSINSKNHIKIKPYNISCIESGEKLGEKLEIDNYVIASMSYTMYKLKEKLKNWGPEFKFIERIEGISGTKIRQGVMSGNFDSIKHMLPETTLEIFKSFGTDILDFVLERNEHRVLETVNSHNLEDYVSKNIAERLNEKEHYNSISEVKLQIPIGFSKNHIERTISKLEARIDRDTVSRYIENYPSKIRILKIKE; this is translated from the coding sequence ATGATGATTGAAAAGTTCCTTATAGACCGAAAAAATATTATAGAAGATTCTAAGCGTTCAAAAAATATTTTAGACGTTCAAAAAATTATTAATAATATAAAAGAAGAAAAAAATACTGAAAAAATAGTGATAGACTTTACAGAATATAATCCGTTACATAATGGGCATAAGTACTGCTTGGATTTTGGTAAAAACCATGGAATATTTATAAGCGTAATACCTGGCCCCCTTGAAAGAAGTGGAAGAGGCGTACCATACTTAGTTGACAGGCATGTCAGGGCCGAAATGGCCGTTCGGGCTGGTGCAGATATTGTAGTTGAAGGGCCCCCAATGGGAATTATGGGTTCTGGACAATACATGCAGTGCTTAATAAAAATGTTTTATTCATTAAATGGGGACATAATTCCAAGGGGATATATAAAAGAAGGAATCATGGAAAAAGTAATAAACTCAATAAATTCCAAAAATCATATCAAAATAAAACCGTACAATATTTCATGTATTGAATCGGGCGAAAAACTTGGAGAAAAGCTCGAAATTGATAATTACGTTATTGCATCGATGTCCTATACAATGTATAAATTAAAAGAAAAACTAAAAAATTGGGGCCCTGAATTTAAATTTATCGAAAGAATTGAAGGAATAAGTGGGACAAAAATTAGGCAAGGCGTTATGAGCGGAAATTTTGACTCAATTAAACACATGCTTCCAGAAACTACGTTAGAAATTTTTAAATCTTTTGGAACTGATATATTGGATTTTGTTCTTGAAAGAAACGAACATAGAGTACTTGAAACAGTTAATAGCCACAATTTAGAAGACTATGTTTCAAAAAATATTGCGGAAAGGTTAAACGAAAAAGAACACTATAATTCCATTTCAGAAGTAAAATTACAAATACCAATAGGTTTTTCAAAAAACCATATCGAGAGAACCATATCAAAACTTGAAGCGAGAATTGATAGGGATACCGTATCAAGATATATCGAAAACTACCCTTCAAAAATACGAATTTTAAAAATTAAAGAATAA
- the pfdA gene encoding prefoldin subunit alpha yields MNEELQNQFMALDVYNQQVQKLQEELSNIDLMIMELVRAIESMESLKTSGEIMLPLGAGSFVKADVKNPEKIILSVGVDVLLEKDVEEVILDFKNSLDELEKTKELITTQIQKTSKEVTRIRGELEKRAAAIEKQSQTKRGHSGSN; encoded by the coding sequence ATGAATGAAGAACTTCAAAACCAATTTATGGCACTTGACGTGTACAATCAGCAAGTTCAAAAACTTCAAGAAGAGCTTTCAAATATTGATTTAATGATAATGGAACTTGTAAGGGCTATCGAGTCCATGGAAAGTTTAAAAACGTCTGGCGAAATAATGTTACCCCTTGGAGCGGGTTCTTTTGTTAAAGCGGATGTTAAAAACCCTGAAAAAATAATACTTTCAGTAGGTGTTGACGTATTGCTTGAAAAAGATGTAGAAGAGGTAATTTTAGATTTCAAAAATAGTTTAGATGAGCTTGAAAAAACAAAAGAATTAATAACAACTCAAATCCAAAAAACATCAAAAGAAGTAACAAGAATACGTGGCGAACTTGAAAAAAGGGCGGCTGCAATTGAAAAACAGTCCCAAACTAAAAGAGGACATTCTGGTTCAAATTAA
- the cfbB gene encoding Ni-sirohydrochlorin a,c-diamide synthase, with product MKRVVIAGTSSMVGKTTISTGIMNALSKKNNVQPYKVGPDYIDPTYHTKATENTSRNLDSFFMDETQIRSLFKRHSQNKDISIIEGVRGLFEGISPYNDVGSTASVAKTIDSPIILLMDARSLTRSAAAIIKGFKSFDSELNIKGVIFNKIRGDGHLNKLKEAVKYYDGEIEIVGAIKRDENLAVAERHLGLVPTPEKTEELGKQIEFWGDTVLECLDIDKIIEISDVDFEIPVDNKNKDETLWKVDKNSSKIAIAFDESFNFYYHDNFDALKENGAKLEFFSPIHDFEIPNCDILYLGGGYPEIFSKELSKNTSMIESIRNFDGKIYGECGGLMYLTNSINGVDMLKLINADSIMTKNVQGLSYVIGSFKKDCIIGKEKETFKAHEFHYSKLININENDFSYEINRGTGIIDKLDGISIKDGRIVGGYAHQHAVGNPYFASCLSKL from the coding sequence ATGAAACGAGTCGTCATTGCAGGAACTTCATCAATGGTGGGAAAAACAACAATTTCAACAGGAATAATGAATGCACTATCTAAAAAAAATAACGTGCAGCCCTATAAAGTAGGGCCGGACTATATAGACCCCACATATCACACGAAAGCTACTGAAAACACATCAAGAAACCTAGATTCTTTTTTTATGGATGAAACCCAGATAAGGTCGTTATTTAAAAGACATTCCCAAAATAAAGATATAAGCATTATAGAAGGTGTTAGGGGATTATTTGAAGGCATATCCCCATATAATGACGTTGGAAGCACTGCATCGGTTGCAAAAACGATTGATTCGCCAATAATCTTATTAATGGATGCAAGAAGTCTGACTAGAAGTGCAGCTGCAATAATAAAAGGATTCAAATCGTTTGATTCTGAATTAAACATTAAGGGAGTAATTTTTAATAAAATTAGAGGGGATGGACATCTTAATAAACTAAAAGAAGCGGTAAAGTATTATGATGGCGAAATAGAAATAGTCGGTGCAATAAAAAGGGATGAAAATTTAGCAGTTGCAGAAAGGCATCTTGGATTAGTTCCAACGCCTGAAAAAACTGAAGAATTAGGTAAACAGATTGAATTTTGGGGCGATACCGTTTTAGAATGCCTTGATATCGATAAAATAATTGAAATTAGTGACGTAGATTTTGAAATTCCAGTAGACAATAAAAATAAAGATGAAACCCTGTGGAAAGTAGATAAAAATAGTTCAAAAATTGCAATTGCTTTTGATGAGTCATTTAACTTTTATTATCACGATAATTTTGATGCATTAAAAGAAAATGGGGCCAAATTGGAGTTTTTTAGCCCGATACACGACTTTGAAATTCCTAACTGTGACATCCTATACCTTGGGGGAGGCTATCCTGAAATATTTTCAAAAGAACTTTCTAAAAATACCTCAATGATTGAATCAATTAGGAATTTTGATGGAAAGATATATGGGGAATGTGGGGGACTTATGTACCTTACAAATTCAATTAATGGGGTAGATATGTTAAAATTAATCAATGCCGACTCAATAATGACTAAAAACGTTCAAGGTTTAAGCTATGTAATTGGTTCATTTAAAAAAGACTGTATCATTGGAAAAGAAAAAGAAACTTTTAAGGCACATGAATTCCACTATTCCAAACTTATAAATATTAATGAAAATGATTTTTCATATGAAATAAATAGGGGTACCGGAATTATTGACAAACTAGATGGAATATCTATAAAAGATGGCAGAATCGTTGGAGGATATGCTCACCAACATGCCGTTGGAAATCCTTATTTTGCCTCATGCCTTTCAAAACTATAA